The Ornithinimicrobium sufpigmenti genome includes the window GCGCTCATCCGGCCCTGGGCCTCCTCGGCGAGGAAGTCGAGCCCGAGCCGCAGCTGCTCCTGGTCGACCGCGACCCACTGCCCGCGCAGCCGCACGAGCGGTGCCTTGCTGGCGGTGAGGGCCTCGATCTCCTCCTCGGTGAGGGTGTCGTCGTCGACCGCCAGGTCCCAGCTGAAGTCGACCAGCTGGTCGCGACCGAAGAGCCCCCGCTCCCCCGGGTCGGCCTTCGTGCCGGAGGCGCGGAGCTTCAGCCCGAGCCGACGGCGACGCCTCCACCAGTCGGGCACGAGGACGCCGAAGCCGGCCTCCTCCAGCGCCGCCGCGGCCTCGGCGAGGAAGACGTGTGCCCCGGCGGTGTCGAGCTCGAGGTACTCCGGCCGGGCCTGCCGCAGACCGGCGGCGAGCCCGGGCCAGACGCGGCTGGCGCGCCCCAGCTCGGTGAGCAGCAGCTCCTGCGGCCGGTCGACCCAGCGGCGCAGCGCCCCGGCGTCGTCCCACACCTGGCTGGCCGGGATGAGCAGGCTGGGGTCCTCGGTGGACTGCAGGAGGAACTCCACCCGCCAGGCCGGCTCGTCAGGGGTGGGCTCGCCCGGCATCGCGCCTGGCCCGTCTGGCGCCGGTCCCGGCTGCTCCCGGTATGCCGCGGCCTCGCTGAGCCGGAACGTCGCGCGGGCGGGGCCGAGCGTTCCGGTGCCGACCTCGTCCCAGGGCGCCAGCGTCTCCTCAAGCTCGTCGAGCAGGTCGACGTTGGCCACGAACCGGCCGTCGGGCCCGGTCAGCGCGGCCAGCCAGGCGTCGGCGGCCGGCTCCACCCGTGGCCTGCGGCCACGGCGCGAGGGCAGCAGCATCCCGGCCTCGGGCAGCCGCTCGCGCGCGGCGGCGTCGACGAGGAGCTGGAGGGCGCGCTCCACGAGGGTGCGGGCGGACGGCATACCGGGCTCGGCGCGGCAGACCGGCGGCGTCGCCGCGACCACCCTCTGCAGCGCCAGCACGTCCGGACCCTGCAGGGCCGGGCGCCAGGCTGCGAGCGGGCACCCCTCGGCGTCCCGGGAAACGGTCGGCAGCACCCGCCCGCGCTCGACCAGCTCCAGGGCGAACCGGGCGAGGTCGCGCAGCCAGCCCACCGACGCTCCCGTCCGTGCGTCGCCGTCCGCACCGCCGTCCGCACCGCTGTCGGCGTCCCCACCGAGCCAGGCCAGCGCGGCCGCCGCGTCCAGCCGGAGCACGGGCACGGTCCAGGTGAGCAGGCGCGGCTCCTCCTGGCTGACGCGCCGTGGGGACAGCCGGACCAGCTCCGGGGAGTCGAGCGGCGATCGCCGCCGCGACGGCAGCTGCAGGTCCGCAGCACCGACGGCACCCTCGCCCGCGCCCAGCCCCAGCACCTCCCGCAGCACCTCGACCTGTGCCGCGAACGGGTGCGGGCGGGCCCTCGTCAGCGCCTGGCTCGGGCTCGTCGTCGCCGCCTCGGAGTCCTCGCCCCACAGGCACAGGCGGTCACCGGACCAGAACGCGTGGACGGCCAGCACGGGAGCCCTTCGGGGAGACGCAGATGACGTCGCCGAGGATACGACTCTCGACACGACCACCGCCGAGCGGTCCGCGCCGCAGGGTGGCCGCGACGACCAGACCGCCGGCAGGGCGATGAGCGTGCTGATCGCTCGCAGGTGAGCGCCTCGACCTTCAGCCGGTGCATCCCGCCGCGACAGTCACCGCCTCGCAGACCTGCCGCATGGCGGCGTCGCTCAGGCCTCCCCGCCGCCGCGTGAGGACGTCGACGGGGAGGTCGGTGAGGGCGTCAAGCTGCACGACGCACCGCTGGTGGACCGGCTCCTGCCCCGGCTCCAGCAGCACCTCACTCGGCAGCCGGCGGATGGCCGTGCTGCACGGCGCAACCAGTGCTCGTCGACGTCCGCGGACGGCCGCGTCTCGGCCTACCACGACCACCGGCCTGGCACCGGCCTCGGCGAGGTCCGCCCACCACAGCTCGCCTCTCGCGGGAAGGTGCATCAGCGTCTGGCGGCCTCGTCGAGGAAGGCATCCAGGTCGCCCCAGTCATCAGGGGTGTCCTGCGGATGCTCGCGGAACGCCCGCTCGTAGGCCTGGTCGATCTCACTCTCGCGGTGCTCCCGGAGCAACGCCTTCAGGGCCGCCTCGACGACGGAGGCGTCCGTGGTGCCGGCGTGGGCGCGGCGAGCTCGAGCCATCAGGTCTGCATCCACGGTCGTGCTGATCCGGGTCTTGGGCATGCCACGATCATGCCGTGGAAGTGCCACTGCCGCGCGGACACGGGGCCTCAAGGCTGGGTCTGGGCGACGCGGGATGGGTCACCCGGTCAGCGGATTGAGGACCCGGAGCTCGGGGAACCACGAGAAGTCGCGGTCTGCCGACCACAGCGCGTCCACGCCGTGGCCGAGACAGATCGCCGCGATCCGGGCGTCGTGCACCTTGGGGCCGACCGCCCCGGGTACGTGCAGCAGCCTGGCGAGGATCGACCCGTGGTCGGTCGTCTCCGACAGCAACCTGAGGTTGGGTAGTGCGAGCAGGGACTCGACGGCCTCGACCGCGACGGCCGGCGTGGTCGGCGGCCGGTAGATCCGCGGGTGAGTGACCACAGCCAGGAACTCGTGCAGGCACGGCCAGGGGATCGCCCAGGTGCCCCGCCCGGCGGCGAGCCCCCGCAATACTTCGGATGCCCGCTCATGGTGAGGACTGTCTGCGCGGTGCGCGTAGACCAGGACGTTAGTGTCGACCGCAATCACGAAGGGAGCCCGTAGGACCGGTGCACCACGTCCTCGGGCACCAACTCGGCGGCCAGCCCATCCCCCGCCACCGTGGGAAAGTGGAAGTCGACCACAACGGCCGCCTCGCGCCGCTCGACCTCCGCCCGCAGGCCGGCCACGACAAGCTCCCTGAGCGTCGTGCCCGAGCCTCGAGCGACAGCCTTTGCCTCCTGCGCCAACGCATCAGGGATGTCAATCGTCGTCTTCATAAGGGCAACCGTAACATGGCACCCGTACTCCCGTATCGACCACTGGCAGGCACTGGTCCATGACCTCGAACCGGTCTCCATCGTTAACGGCCACTGGCCCAGGTTCGTCGCCAGCGGGCCGGACGACGTCCGCGCCACCCTGGAGCAGATGGTCGAGGAGAGCGACGCGGACGAGGTGATGGTCCAGGACTCATCACCGACCCGACCGCCCGCCGCCACTAGCACGAGCTAGCGCACGCCTTCGACCTACCCAAGAACAACCGGGTATGAAGCACACTGTGACGCCCCTCAACCGGTCACGGCGGCGAGGGGCGTCTGGACAACACCGTCACGGGGAGACGGGGCCAACCAACAAGTAACTGTACTTGACCGTTCAACTACAGGCAGGGTGGGGTTGTACCGCTCACACGAAGGCTCCCCCGTGTCGCCACTCGCGGACGGATGGGATCGGATGGAACGAAAGGCTCCCCGGAGGTGATCACCTCCGAGGAGCCTTCGTTCACTGCGCCGGCGTCACCGGCTACTGATACAACAACTCAGGCACGAAGAGCACGATCTCGGGGAAGATCGAGAACAGCGCGATCGCCAGGCCCATGACGACGATGTAGGGCGCCGAGCCGATGAGGATCTCCTTCAGCGGGATGTGTGGCGCGATCCCCTTCAGGACGAACAGGTTCAGCCCGACCGGCGGGGTGATCAGCCCGACCTCCATGTTGATGGTCATGATGATGCCGAACCAGATCGGGTCAAAGCCCTGGCTGATGATGAGCGGCAGCAGGATCGGGGTCACCATCACGATGATCGACACCGGCGGCAGGAACATCCCCATCACCAGCAGGACCACGTTGATGATGAGCAGCACGACCCACCGGTTCAGGTCCATGTCCGAGACCAGCGCGGCCAGGTCCTGCGGGATGCGCAGGTAGCTCATCACCGTGGCGATGACCGCGGAGAAGGCCGTGATCAGCAGGATCATCGTGCTCTGGTTCGTCGTGTCCAGCAGCACATCCATCAGGCCACGGCCCGTCAGGCCCCGGTAGATGCCCATCACCATGATGCCGACGAGCAGCGCACCGATGGCCGCCGCCTCGCTGGGCGTGGCGATGCCGCGGTAGAGCACGACGAGGATCGCGGCGACCAGCAGGCCGAACGGGATGACCTTCAGCAGGCTGGTGAACCGCTCGTTCCACGTGTAGCGCTTCACCGCACGCTTGAACGCCTCCCCGGCTGTCCTGTCCCCGGCAGCCTTGCCGCGGCGCATGTCCAGCGTCTGGGCGATGAACACCCAGACGCAGAACATGAGGGCGAGCACGATGCCGGGCACGATGCCGGCAGCGAAGAGCTGCCCGATCGACTGCTCCGCGGCGATGCCGTAGAGGATCAGGGTGACGCTCGGGGGGATCAGGATCCCCAGCGTCCCGCCGGCCGCGATGGCGCCCGTGGAGACCCTGGCGGAGTAGCCGCGGGCCTCCATCTCCGGGATGGCGACCCGCCCCACCGCTGCAGCCGTGGCCGGGCTGGAGCCGGTGAGCGCGGCGAACATCGTCGACGCCGCCACCGAGCTCATCGCCAGACCACCACGGATCCGCGAGAGCCAGGCCTCGCCGGCCTCGAAGAGCTGCCGGCTCGCCTGGGAGCCGCCGAAGAGGTTGCCCATCAGCACGAACAGCGGGATGGCCAGCAGCCCGAAGTCGTTGACCGAGTCGAA containing:
- a CDS encoding type II toxin-antitoxin system VapB family antitoxin: MPKTRISTTVDADLMARARRAHAGTTDASVVEAALKALLREHRESEIDQAYERAFREHPQDTPDDWGDLDAFLDEAARR
- a CDS encoding TRAP transporter large permease is translated as MADLDSMVQGLIIAGFALLLFLSGMPIAFALAITALASVLIFLGPGQFDLFGKMVFDSVNDFGLLAIPLFVLMGNLFGGSQASRQLFEAGEAWLSRIRGGLAMSSVAASTMFAALTGSSPATAAAVGRVAIPEMEARGYSARVSTGAIAAGGTLGILIPPSVTLILYGIAAEQSIGQLFAAGIVPGIVLALMFCVWVFIAQTLDMRRGKAAGDRTAGEAFKRAVKRYTWNERFTSLLKVIPFGLLVAAILVVLYRGIATPSEAAAIGALLVGIMVMGIYRGLTGRGLMDVLLDTTNQSTMILLITAFSAVIATVMSYLRIPQDLAALVSDMDLNRWVVLLIINVVLLVMGMFLPPVSIIVMVTPILLPLIISQGFDPIWFGIIMTINMEVGLITPPVGLNLFVLKGIAPHIPLKEILIGSAPYIVVMGLAIALFSIFPEIVLFVPELLYQ
- a CDS encoding type II toxin-antitoxin system VapB family antitoxin, yielding MKTTIDIPDALAQEAKAVARGSGTTLRELVVAGLRAEVERREAAVVVDFHFPTVAGDGLAAELVPEDVVHRSYGLPS
- a CDS encoding type II toxin-antitoxin system VapC family toxin, with translation MIAVDTNVLVYAHRADSPHHERASEVLRGLAAGRGTWAIPWPCLHEFLAVVTHPRIYRPPTTPAVAVEAVESLLALPNLRLLSETTDHGSILARLLHVPGAVGPKVHDARIAAICLGHGVDALWSADRDFSWFPELRVLNPLTG
- a CDS encoding type II toxin-antitoxin system PemK/MazF family toxin, encoding MHLPARGELWWADLAEAGARPVVVVGRDAAVRGRRRALVAPCSTAIRRLPSEVLLEPGQEPVHQRCVVQLDALTDLPVDVLTRRRGGLSDAAMRQVCEAVTVAAGCTG